The Pseudomonas fulva 12-X sequence TGTTGCTGCTGGTGCTGTGGGTGGAGAAATTTTCTTCCTGGCGTCAGCGTATCCAGCAGGACGAACCCTGGCTTCGCGCCCTGGCCCGTATGGAGCGTGGCGGCACCACCAGCGATTCGCCGTGGTTGGCCATCGTCCTGCTGGTCGGTGTGCCGCTGCTGATTCTGGCCGCAGTGCTGAAGTTGCTGGCGCCGTTGGCCTACGGTTGGCTGCTGCTGCCGATCCATCTTCTGGTGGTGATCTACAGCCTTGGCCGTGGCGATCTGCTGGCCGCGCTCGGGCCGTTTCGCGATAGCTGGCGGCGCGGTGACGGCGAGGCGGCGTATCTGGTCGCTCAGCGTGACCTGGGTGTGCAGGCCGAAGGCGAGTCGACGCTGCTTTCGAACGTGCAAACCTATCTGGTCTGGCAGGCCTATCAGAGTTTCTTCGCAGTGATCTTCTGGTACGTGCTGCTCGGCCCGCTCGCCGCTCTGGCGTATCGCCTGCTGGCGCTGATCGTCGAGAACGGTCAGTCCGAGGCGCTGCGTGAGCGCGCGGGGCAGCTGCGTCACGCCTTCGACTGGTTGCCGGTGCGGGTGTTGGCGGCGAGTTTCGCGCTGGTCGGCAATTTCATCGCGGTCAGCCGCGCCTTGCTGCACGAAGTACTGAGCTGGGACATTTCGGCTGCGCAATTGGCGGCTGGTGCGGCGCGTTCCGCTGCTGAAACACCGGAGCCGACCCTCGGCGAAGCAGGTGTGACCACGCTGGACAGTCTGTGGCAGTTGCTGGTGCGTGCGGCCATCCTTTGGTATGCCGCTATCGCGCTGTGGACGCTGCTCTTCTAACTCCGCCAGCCGAACAGCTCGGCAGCGTTGCGGCTGCTGGCGGCGGCCAGCTCCTCAGGCTCCACCGCCAGCAGCGTGGCGAGCTCGCGGCAGATCGCCGGCAGATGGACCGGGCTGTTGCGGATATGCGGGTACATGGCCGGCGCCATGTCCGGAGAGTCGGTCTCCAGCACCACGGCGTCGAGCGGCAGGCGCGGGATGACCTGACGCAGGCGGTTGGCTTGGGGCCAGGTCGCTGCACCGCCCAATCCCAGCCTGAAACCCAGCTTCATATATTCCCGCGCTTCTTCGTAGCTGCCGGCAAAGGCATGGATGATGCCGGCACGCTTGAGCCTGAAGCGCTTCAGGGTGGCGATCACCTGGGCATGGGCGCGTCGTACATGCAGCAGAACTGGTAACTCCAGGCGCTGGGCGAGTTCCAGTTGTGCCTCGAACAGTGTCTGCTGACGCTCGCGGTCCAGCTCCGGCAAGTAGTAATCCAGGCCAAATTCGCCCACCGCGCAGAGCTTCTCATGACCTTGCCGCTCCTGCAGCCACTGCTCCAGCCGTTGCACATCCTCTGGCTGATGGCTCTCCAGATAAACCGGGTGCAGGCCGAAGGCCGCGTATAGCCCATCGTGGACCAGCACCTGATCCCACAGGCGCTGCCAGTTGCCGTGCTCGACGCCCAATATCACCAGTTTCTCGACGCCTAGGGCGCGGGCTTCGGCAAGCACCTGCTGGCGATCTTCATCAAAGTTCGGGAAGTCGAGGTGGGTATGGGTGTCGATCAGCTGCATGGGGCTCGCCAGGGTCGAGGTTGTAAGAGCCTGTTCAAAGTCTCGCGAGCTAGAGCAATGCAAGGCGAAAACAGGCGAGGACGCGGAGTTTACGAGCTGTAAATGAGCAGTCCGAGCCTGTTTTCAACGCCGCAGTGCCGACGCGCAGCAGACTTTGAACAGGTTCTAAGGTCGGCAGGTTTGTATGCCTGCATGACAACATTCTGTGAGTCATTGGCGGCATTGGCCAGTCGAACGGTCAGGGACGGCGATTGTGGGGATCGCCGATAAAAAGGGGCTGCCGCATGACGCGCCTTCGCAAGATACTCGGCTGGTGCCTTGCCAGTCTTCTGCTGCTGATCGCAGCCCTGATGCTGTTTCTGGTGCTCTTCGACTGGAACTTGCTCAAACCCACCATCAATGCGCGGGTTTCCGAAGCGCTCAATCGTCCCTTCGCCATCGAGGGCAACCTGGCCGTGCGCTGGCAGCGCGAGCCTGACGAACCCGGGCTGCGTGCCTGGGTGCCGTGGCCCC is a genomic window containing:
- a CDS encoding TatD family hydrolase encodes the protein MQLIDTHTHLDFPNFDEDRQQVLAEARALGVEKLVILGVEHGNWQRLWDQVLVHDGLYAAFGLHPVYLESHQPEDVQRLEQWLQERQGHEKLCAVGEFGLDYYLPELDRERQQTLFEAQLELAQRLELPVLLHVRRAHAQVIATLKRFRLKRAGIIHAFAGSYEEAREYMKLGFRLGLGGAATWPQANRLRQVIPRLPLDAVVLETDSPDMAPAMYPHIRNSPVHLPAICRELATLLAVEPEELAAASSRNAAELFGWRS
- the ampE gene encoding regulatory signaling modulator protein AmpE, with the translated sequence MSFLVLLLVLWVEKFSSWRQRIQQDEPWLRALARMERGGTTSDSPWLAIVLLVGVPLLILAAVLKLLAPLAYGWLLLPIHLLVVIYSLGRGDLLAALGPFRDSWRRGDGEAAYLVAQRDLGVQAEGESTLLSNVQTYLVWQAYQSFFAVIFWYVLLGPLAALAYRLLALIVENGQSEALRERAGQLRHAFDWLPVRVLAASFALVGNFIAVSRALLHEVLSWDISAAQLAAGAARSAAETPEPTLGEAGVTTLDSLWQLLVRAAILWYAAIALWTLLF